A single Pan paniscus chromosome 21, NHGRI_mPanPan1-v2.0_pri, whole genome shotgun sequence DNA region contains:
- the LOC106634197 gene encoding LOW QUALITY PROTEIN: putative high mobility group protein B1-like 1 (The sequence of the model RefSeq protein was modified relative to this genomic sequence to represent the inferred CDS: inserted 1 base in 1 codon) — MGKGDPKKPRGNVSSYAFFVQTCREEHKKKHPDASVNFSEFSKKCSERWKTMSAKEKGKFEDMAKADKTHYERXMKTYIPPKGETKKKFKDPNAPKRPPLAFFLFYSEYHPKIKGEHPGLSIGDVAKKLGEMWNNTAADDKQPGEKKAAKLKEKYEKDIAAYQAKGKPEAAKKGVVKAEKSKKKKEEEEDEEDEEDEEEDEDDDE; from the exons atGGGCAAAGGAGATCCTAAGAAGCCGAGAGGCAATGTGTCATCATATGCATTTTTTGTGCAAACTTGTCGGGAGGAGCATAAGAAGAAGCACCCAGATGCTTCAGTCAACTTCTCAGAGTTTTCTAAGAAGTGCTCAGAGAGGTGGAAGACCATGTCtgctaaagagaaaggaaaatttgagGATATGGCAAAGGCGGACAAGACCcattatgaaa aaatgaaaacctatATCCCTCCCAAAGGGGAGACAAAAAAGAAGTTCAAGGATCCCAATGCACCCAAGAGGCCTCCTTTGGCCTTCTTCCTGTTCTACTCTGAGTATCACCCAAAAATCAAAGGAGAACATCCTGGCCTGTCCATTGGTGATGTTGCGAAGAAACTGGGAGAGATGTGGAATAACACTGCCGCAGATGACAAGCAGCCTGGTGAAAAGAAGGCTGCGAAGCTGAAGGAAAAATACGAAAAGGATATTGCTGCATATCAAGCTAAAGGAAAGCCTGAGGCAGCAAAAAAGGGAGTTGTCAAAgctgaaaaaagcaagaaaaagaaggaagaggaggaagatgaggaagatgaagaggatgaggaggaagatgaagatgatgatgaataA
- the CTCFL gene encoding transcriptional repressor CTCFL isoform X2 — protein sequence MAATEISVLSEQFTKIKELELMPEKGLKEEEKDGVCREKDHRSPSELEAERTSGAFQDSVLEEEVELVLAPSEESEKHILTLQTVHFTSEAVELQDMSLLSIQQQEGVQVVVQQPGPGLLWLEEGPRQSLQQYAAIGIQQELYSLQEIEVLQFHALEENVMVASEDSKLAVSLAETAGLIKVEEGQEKNQLLAERTKEQLFFVETMSGDERSDEIVLTVSNSNVEEQEDQPTAGQADAEKARSTKNQRKTKGAKQTFHCDVCMFTSSRMSSFNRHMKTHTNEKPHLCHLCLKTFRTVTLLRNHVNTHTGTRPYKCNDCNMAFVTSGELVRHTRYKHTHEKPFKCSMCKYASVEASKLKRHVRSHTGERPFQCCQCSYASRDTYKLKRHMRTHSGEKPYECHICHTRFTQSGTMKIHILQKHGENVPKYQCPHCATIIARKSDLRVHMRNLHAYSAAELKCRYCPAVFHERYALIQHQKTHKNEKRFKCKHCSYACKQERHMTAHIRTHTGEKPFTCLSCNKCFRQKQLLNAHFRKYHDANFVPTVYKCSKCGKGFSRWINLHRHSEKCGSGEAKSAASGKGRRTRKRKQTILKEATKGQKEAAKGWKEAANGDAAAEEASTTKGEQFPGEMFPVACRETTARVKEEVDEGVTCEMLLNMMDK from the exons ATGGCAGCCACTGAGATCTCTGTCCTTTCTGAGCAATTCACCAAAATCAAAGAACTCGAGTTGATGCCGGAAAAAGGcctgaaggaggaggaaaaagacgGAGTGTGCAGAGAGAAAGACCATCGGAGCCCTAGTGAGTTGGAGGCCGAGCGTACCTCTGGGGCCTTCCAGGACAGCGTCCTGGAGGAAGAAGTGGAGCTGGTGCTGGCCCCCTCGGAGGAGAGCGAGAAACACATCCTGACCCTGCAGACGGTGCACTTCACTTCTGAAGCTGTGGAGTTGCAGGATATGAGCTTGCTGAGCATACAGCAGCAAGAAGGGGTGCAGGTGGTGGTGCAGCAGCCTGGCCCTGGGTTGCTGTGGCTTGAGGAAGGGCCCCGGCAGAGCCTGCAGCAGTATGCGGCCATTGGTATCCAGCAAGAGCTGTACTCCCTGCAAGAGATAGAGGTGTTACAGTTCCACGCTCTAGAGGAGAATGTGATGGTGGCCAGTGAAGACAGTAAGTTAGCGGTGAGCCTGGCTGAAACTGCTGGACTGATCAAG GTCgaggaagggcaggagaagaaCCAGTTATTGGCTGAAAGAACAAAGGAGCAGCTCTTTTTTGTGGAAACAATGTCAGGAGATGAAAGAAGTGACGAAATTGTTCTCACAGTTTCAAATTCAAATGTGGAAGAACAAGAGGATCAACCTACAGCTGGTCAAGCAGATGCTGAAAAGGCCAGatctacaaaaaatcaaagaaagacaAAGG GAGCAAAACAAACCTTCCACTGTGATGTCTGCATGTTCACCTCTTCTAGAATGTCGAGTTTTAATCGTCATATGAAAACTCACACCAATGAGAAGCCTCACCTGTGTCACCTCTGCCTGAAAACCTTCCGTACGGTCACTCTGCTGCGGAACCATGTTAACACCCACACAG GAACCAGGCCTTACAAGTGTAACGACTGCAACATGGCATTTGTCACCAGTGGAGAACTCGTCCGACACACGCGCTATAAACATACTCATGAGAAACCCtttaaatgttccatgtgcaagTATGCCAGTGTGGAG GCAAGTAAATTGAAGCGCCATGTCCGATCCCACACTGGGGAGCGCCCCTTTCAGTGTTGCCAGTGCAGCTATGCCAGCAGAGACACCTACAAGCTGAAACGCCACATGAGAACGCACTCAG GTGAGAAGCCTTACGAATGCCACATCTGCCACACCCGCTTCACCCAGAGCGGGACCATGAAAATACATATTCTGCAGAAACATGGCGAAAATGTCCCCAAATACCAGTGTCCCCATTGTGCCACCATCATTGCACGGAAAAGCGACCTAC GTGTGCATATGCGCAACTTGCATGCTTACAGCGCTGCAGAGCTGAAATGCCGCTACTGTCCTGCTGTCTTCCATGAACGCTATGCCCTCATTCAGCACCAGAAAACTCATAAAAATGAGAAGAGGTTCAAGTGCAAACACTGCAGTTATGCCTGCAAGCAG GAACGTCATATGACCGCTCACATTCGTacccacactggagagaaaccattcACCTGCCTTTCTTGCAATAAATGTTTCCGACAGAAGCAACTTCTAAACGCTCACTTCAGGAAATACCACGATGCAAATTTCGTCCCGACTGTTTACAAATGCTCCAAGTGTGGCAAAGGCTTTTCCCGCTGG ATTAACCTGCACAGACATTCGGAGAAGTGTGGATCAGGGGAAGCAAAGTCGGCTGcttcaggaaaaggaagaagaacaagaaagAGGAAGCAGACCATCCTGAAGGAAGCCACAAAGGGTCAGAAGGAAGCTGCGAAGGGATGGAAGGAAGCCGCGAACGGAGACG CTGCTGCTGAGGAGGCTTCCACCACGAAGGGAGAACAGTTCCCAGGAGAGATGTTTCCTGTCGCCTGCAGAGAAACCACAGCCAGAGTCAAAGAGGAAGTGGATGAAGGCGTGACCTGTGAAATGCTCCTCAACATGATGGATAAGTGA
- the CTCFL gene encoding transcriptional repressor CTCFL isoform X1, translating to MAATEISVLSEQFTKIKELELMPEKGLKEEEKDGVCREKDHRSPSELEAERTSGAFQDSVLEEEVELVLAPSEESEKHILTLQTVHFTSEAVELQDMSLLSIQQQEGVQVVVQQPGPGLLWLEEGPRQSLQQYAAIGIQQELYSLQEIEVLQFHALEENVMVASEDSKLAVSLAETAGLIKVEEGQEKNQLLAERTKEQLFFVETMSGDERSDEIVLTVSNSNVEEQEDQPTAGQADAEKARSTKNQRKTKGAKQTFHCDVCMFTSSRMSSFNRHMKTHTNEKPHLCHLCLKTFRTVTLLRNHVNTHTGTRPYKCNDCNMAFVTSGELVRHTRYKHTHEKPFKCSMCKYASVEASKLKRHVRSHTGERPFQCCQCSYASRDTYKLKRHMRTHSGEKPYECHICHTRFTQSGTMKIHILQKHGENVPKYQCPHCATIIARKSDLRVHMRNLHAYSAAELKCRYCPAVFHERYALIQHQKTHKNEKRFKCKHCSYACKQERHMTAHIRTHTGEKPFTCLSCNKCFRQKQLLNAHFRKYHDANFVPTVYKCSKCGKGFSRWINLHRHSEKCGSGEAKSAASGKGRRTRKRKQTILKEATKGQKEAAKGWKEAANGDEAAAEEASTTKGEQFPGEMFPVACRETTARVKEEVDEGVTCEMLLNMMDK from the exons ATGGCAGCCACTGAGATCTCTGTCCTTTCTGAGCAATTCACCAAAATCAAAGAACTCGAGTTGATGCCGGAAAAAGGcctgaaggaggaggaaaaagacgGAGTGTGCAGAGAGAAAGACCATCGGAGCCCTAGTGAGTTGGAGGCCGAGCGTACCTCTGGGGCCTTCCAGGACAGCGTCCTGGAGGAAGAAGTGGAGCTGGTGCTGGCCCCCTCGGAGGAGAGCGAGAAACACATCCTGACCCTGCAGACGGTGCACTTCACTTCTGAAGCTGTGGAGTTGCAGGATATGAGCTTGCTGAGCATACAGCAGCAAGAAGGGGTGCAGGTGGTGGTGCAGCAGCCTGGCCCTGGGTTGCTGTGGCTTGAGGAAGGGCCCCGGCAGAGCCTGCAGCAGTATGCGGCCATTGGTATCCAGCAAGAGCTGTACTCCCTGCAAGAGATAGAGGTGTTACAGTTCCACGCTCTAGAGGAGAATGTGATGGTGGCCAGTGAAGACAGTAAGTTAGCGGTGAGCCTGGCTGAAACTGCTGGACTGATCAAG GTCgaggaagggcaggagaagaaCCAGTTATTGGCTGAAAGAACAAAGGAGCAGCTCTTTTTTGTGGAAACAATGTCAGGAGATGAAAGAAGTGACGAAATTGTTCTCACAGTTTCAAATTCAAATGTGGAAGAACAAGAGGATCAACCTACAGCTGGTCAAGCAGATGCTGAAAAGGCCAGatctacaaaaaatcaaagaaagacaAAGG GAGCAAAACAAACCTTCCACTGTGATGTCTGCATGTTCACCTCTTCTAGAATGTCGAGTTTTAATCGTCATATGAAAACTCACACCAATGAGAAGCCTCACCTGTGTCACCTCTGCCTGAAAACCTTCCGTACGGTCACTCTGCTGCGGAACCATGTTAACACCCACACAG GAACCAGGCCTTACAAGTGTAACGACTGCAACATGGCATTTGTCACCAGTGGAGAACTCGTCCGACACACGCGCTATAAACATACTCATGAGAAACCCtttaaatgttccatgtgcaagTATGCCAGTGTGGAG GCAAGTAAATTGAAGCGCCATGTCCGATCCCACACTGGGGAGCGCCCCTTTCAGTGTTGCCAGTGCAGCTATGCCAGCAGAGACACCTACAAGCTGAAACGCCACATGAGAACGCACTCAG GTGAGAAGCCTTACGAATGCCACATCTGCCACACCCGCTTCACCCAGAGCGGGACCATGAAAATACATATTCTGCAGAAACATGGCGAAAATGTCCCCAAATACCAGTGTCCCCATTGTGCCACCATCATTGCACGGAAAAGCGACCTAC GTGTGCATATGCGCAACTTGCATGCTTACAGCGCTGCAGAGCTGAAATGCCGCTACTGTCCTGCTGTCTTCCATGAACGCTATGCCCTCATTCAGCACCAGAAAACTCATAAAAATGAGAAGAGGTTCAAGTGCAAACACTGCAGTTATGCCTGCAAGCAG GAACGTCATATGACCGCTCACATTCGTacccacactggagagaaaccattcACCTGCCTTTCTTGCAATAAATGTTTCCGACAGAAGCAACTTCTAAACGCTCACTTCAGGAAATACCACGATGCAAATTTCGTCCCGACTGTTTACAAATGCTCCAAGTGTGGCAAAGGCTTTTCCCGCTGG ATTAACCTGCACAGACATTCGGAGAAGTGTGGATCAGGGGAAGCAAAGTCGGCTGcttcaggaaaaggaagaagaacaagaaagAGGAAGCAGACCATCCTGAAGGAAGCCACAAAGGGTCAGAAGGAAGCTGCGAAGGGATGGAAGGAAGCCGCGAACGGAGACG AAGCTGCTGCTGAGGAGGCTTCCACCACGAAGGGAGAACAGTTCCCAGGAGAGATGTTTCCTGTCGCCTGCAGAGAAACCACAGCCAGAGTCAAAGAGGAAGTGGATGAAGGCGTGACCTGTGAAATGCTCCTCAACATGATGGATAAGTGA
- the CTCFL gene encoding transcriptional repressor CTCFL isoform X4, whose product MAATEISVLSEQFTKIKELELMPEKGLKEEEKDGVCREKDHRSPSELEAERTSGAFQDSVLEEEVELVLAPSEESEKHILTLQTVHFTSEAVELQDMSLLSIQQQEGVQVVVQQPGPGLLWLEEGPRQSLQQYAAIGIQQELYSLQEIEVLQFHALEENVMVASEDSKLAVSLAETAGLIKVEEGQEKNQLLAERTKEQLFFVETMSGDERSDEIVLTVSNSNVEEQEDQPTAGQADAEKARSTKNQRKTKGAKQTFHCDVCMFTSSRMSSFNRHMKTHTNEKPHLCHLCLKTFRTVTLLRNHVNTHTGTRPYKCNDCNMAFVTSGELVRHTRYKHTHEKPFKCSMCKYASVEASKLKRHVRSHTGERPFQCCQCSYASRDTYKLKRHMRTHSGVHMRNLHAYSAAELKCRYCPAVFHERYALIQHQKTHKNEKRFKCKHCSYACKQERHMTAHIRTHTGEKPFTCLSCNKCFRQKQLLNAHFRKYHDANFVPTVYKCSKCGKGFSRWINLHRHSEKCGSGEAKSAASGKGRRTRKRKQTILKEATKGQKEAAKGWKEAANGDEAAAEEASTTKGEQFPGEMFPVACRETTARVKEEVDEGVTCEMLLNMMDK is encoded by the exons ATGGCAGCCACTGAGATCTCTGTCCTTTCTGAGCAATTCACCAAAATCAAAGAACTCGAGTTGATGCCGGAAAAAGGcctgaaggaggaggaaaaagacgGAGTGTGCAGAGAGAAAGACCATCGGAGCCCTAGTGAGTTGGAGGCCGAGCGTACCTCTGGGGCCTTCCAGGACAGCGTCCTGGAGGAAGAAGTGGAGCTGGTGCTGGCCCCCTCGGAGGAGAGCGAGAAACACATCCTGACCCTGCAGACGGTGCACTTCACTTCTGAAGCTGTGGAGTTGCAGGATATGAGCTTGCTGAGCATACAGCAGCAAGAAGGGGTGCAGGTGGTGGTGCAGCAGCCTGGCCCTGGGTTGCTGTGGCTTGAGGAAGGGCCCCGGCAGAGCCTGCAGCAGTATGCGGCCATTGGTATCCAGCAAGAGCTGTACTCCCTGCAAGAGATAGAGGTGTTACAGTTCCACGCTCTAGAGGAGAATGTGATGGTGGCCAGTGAAGACAGTAAGTTAGCGGTGAGCCTGGCTGAAACTGCTGGACTGATCAAG GTCgaggaagggcaggagaagaaCCAGTTATTGGCTGAAAGAACAAAGGAGCAGCTCTTTTTTGTGGAAACAATGTCAGGAGATGAAAGAAGTGACGAAATTGTTCTCACAGTTTCAAATTCAAATGTGGAAGAACAAGAGGATCAACCTACAGCTGGTCAAGCAGATGCTGAAAAGGCCAGatctacaaaaaatcaaagaaagacaAAGG GAGCAAAACAAACCTTCCACTGTGATGTCTGCATGTTCACCTCTTCTAGAATGTCGAGTTTTAATCGTCATATGAAAACTCACACCAATGAGAAGCCTCACCTGTGTCACCTCTGCCTGAAAACCTTCCGTACGGTCACTCTGCTGCGGAACCATGTTAACACCCACACAG GAACCAGGCCTTACAAGTGTAACGACTGCAACATGGCATTTGTCACCAGTGGAGAACTCGTCCGACACACGCGCTATAAACATACTCATGAGAAACCCtttaaatgttccatgtgcaagTATGCCAGTGTGGAG GCAAGTAAATTGAAGCGCCATGTCCGATCCCACACTGGGGAGCGCCCCTTTCAGTGTTGCCAGTGCAGCTATGCCAGCAGAGACACCTACAAGCTGAAACGCCACATGAGAACGCACTCAG GTGTGCATATGCGCAACTTGCATGCTTACAGCGCTGCAGAGCTGAAATGCCGCTACTGTCCTGCTGTCTTCCATGAACGCTATGCCCTCATTCAGCACCAGAAAACTCATAAAAATGAGAAGAGGTTCAAGTGCAAACACTGCAGTTATGCCTGCAAGCAG GAACGTCATATGACCGCTCACATTCGTacccacactggagagaaaccattcACCTGCCTTTCTTGCAATAAATGTTTCCGACAGAAGCAACTTCTAAACGCTCACTTCAGGAAATACCACGATGCAAATTTCGTCCCGACTGTTTACAAATGCTCCAAGTGTGGCAAAGGCTTTTCCCGCTGG ATTAACCTGCACAGACATTCGGAGAAGTGTGGATCAGGGGAAGCAAAGTCGGCTGcttcaggaaaaggaagaagaacaagaaagAGGAAGCAGACCATCCTGAAGGAAGCCACAAAGGGTCAGAAGGAAGCTGCGAAGGGATGGAAGGAAGCCGCGAACGGAGACG AAGCTGCTGCTGAGGAGGCTTCCACCACGAAGGGAGAACAGTTCCCAGGAGAGATGTTTCCTGTCGCCTGCAGAGAAACCACAGCCAGAGTCAAAGAGGAAGTGGATGAAGGCGTGACCTGTGAAATGCTCCTCAACATGATGGATAAGTGA
- the CTCFL gene encoding transcriptional repressor CTCFL isoform X5, with product MAATEISVLSEQFTKIKELELMPEKGLKEEEKDGVCREKDHRSPSELEAERTSGAFQDSVLEEEVELVLAPSEESEKHILTLQTVHFTSEAVELQDMSLLSIQQQEGVQVVVQQPGPGLLWLEEGPRQSLQQYAAIGIQQELYSLQEIEVLQFHALEENVMVASEDSKLAVSLAETAGLIKVEEGQEKNQLLAERTKEQLFFVETMSGDERSDEIVLTVSNSNVEEQEDQPTAGQADAEKARSTKNQRKTKGAKQTFHCDVCMFTSSRMSSFNRHMKTHTNEKPHLCHLCLKTFRTVTLLRNHVNTHTGTRPYKCNDCNMAFVTSGELVRHTRYKHTHEKPFKCSMCKYASVEASKLKRHVRSHTGERPFQCCQCSYASRDTYKLKRHMRTHSGVHMRNLHAYSAAELKCRYCPAVFHERYALIQHQKTHKNEKRFKCKHCSYACKQERHMTAHIRTHTGEKPFTCLSCNKCFRQKQLLNAHFRKYHDANFVPTVYKCSKCGKGFSRWINLHRHSEKCGSGEAKSAASGKGRRTRKRKQTILKEATKGQKEAAKGWKEAANGDAAAEEASTTKGEQFPGEMFPVACRETTARVKEEVDEGVTCEMLLNMMDK from the exons ATGGCAGCCACTGAGATCTCTGTCCTTTCTGAGCAATTCACCAAAATCAAAGAACTCGAGTTGATGCCGGAAAAAGGcctgaaggaggaggaaaaagacgGAGTGTGCAGAGAGAAAGACCATCGGAGCCCTAGTGAGTTGGAGGCCGAGCGTACCTCTGGGGCCTTCCAGGACAGCGTCCTGGAGGAAGAAGTGGAGCTGGTGCTGGCCCCCTCGGAGGAGAGCGAGAAACACATCCTGACCCTGCAGACGGTGCACTTCACTTCTGAAGCTGTGGAGTTGCAGGATATGAGCTTGCTGAGCATACAGCAGCAAGAAGGGGTGCAGGTGGTGGTGCAGCAGCCTGGCCCTGGGTTGCTGTGGCTTGAGGAAGGGCCCCGGCAGAGCCTGCAGCAGTATGCGGCCATTGGTATCCAGCAAGAGCTGTACTCCCTGCAAGAGATAGAGGTGTTACAGTTCCACGCTCTAGAGGAGAATGTGATGGTGGCCAGTGAAGACAGTAAGTTAGCGGTGAGCCTGGCTGAAACTGCTGGACTGATCAAG GTCgaggaagggcaggagaagaaCCAGTTATTGGCTGAAAGAACAAAGGAGCAGCTCTTTTTTGTGGAAACAATGTCAGGAGATGAAAGAAGTGACGAAATTGTTCTCACAGTTTCAAATTCAAATGTGGAAGAACAAGAGGATCAACCTACAGCTGGTCAAGCAGATGCTGAAAAGGCCAGatctacaaaaaatcaaagaaagacaAAGG GAGCAAAACAAACCTTCCACTGTGATGTCTGCATGTTCACCTCTTCTAGAATGTCGAGTTTTAATCGTCATATGAAAACTCACACCAATGAGAAGCCTCACCTGTGTCACCTCTGCCTGAAAACCTTCCGTACGGTCACTCTGCTGCGGAACCATGTTAACACCCACACAG GAACCAGGCCTTACAAGTGTAACGACTGCAACATGGCATTTGTCACCAGTGGAGAACTCGTCCGACACACGCGCTATAAACATACTCATGAGAAACCCtttaaatgttccatgtgcaagTATGCCAGTGTGGAG GCAAGTAAATTGAAGCGCCATGTCCGATCCCACACTGGGGAGCGCCCCTTTCAGTGTTGCCAGTGCAGCTATGCCAGCAGAGACACCTACAAGCTGAAACGCCACATGAGAACGCACTCAG GTGTGCATATGCGCAACTTGCATGCTTACAGCGCTGCAGAGCTGAAATGCCGCTACTGTCCTGCTGTCTTCCATGAACGCTATGCCCTCATTCAGCACCAGAAAACTCATAAAAATGAGAAGAGGTTCAAGTGCAAACACTGCAGTTATGCCTGCAAGCAG GAACGTCATATGACCGCTCACATTCGTacccacactggagagaaaccattcACCTGCCTTTCTTGCAATAAATGTTTCCGACAGAAGCAACTTCTAAACGCTCACTTCAGGAAATACCACGATGCAAATTTCGTCCCGACTGTTTACAAATGCTCCAAGTGTGGCAAAGGCTTTTCCCGCTGG ATTAACCTGCACAGACATTCGGAGAAGTGTGGATCAGGGGAAGCAAAGTCGGCTGcttcaggaaaaggaagaagaacaagaaagAGGAAGCAGACCATCCTGAAGGAAGCCACAAAGGGTCAGAAGGAAGCTGCGAAGGGATGGAAGGAAGCCGCGAACGGAGACG CTGCTGCTGAGGAGGCTTCCACCACGAAGGGAGAACAGTTCCCAGGAGAGATGTTTCCTGTCGCCTGCAGAGAAACCACAGCCAGAGTCAAAGAGGAAGTGGATGAAGGCGTGACCTGTGAAATGCTCCTCAACATGATGGATAAGTGA
- the CTCFL gene encoding transcriptional repressor CTCFL isoform X3, translated as MAATEISVLSEQFTKIKELELMPEKGLKEEEKDGVCREKDHRSPSELEAERTSGAFQDSVLEEEVELVLAPSEESEKHILTLQTVHFTSEAVELQDMSLLSIQQQEGVQVVVQQPGPGLLWLEEGPRQSLQQYAAIGIQQELYSLQEIEVLQFHALEENVMVASEDSKLAVSLAETAGLIKVEEGQEKNQLLAERTKEQLFFVETMSGDERSDEIVLTVSNSNVEEQEDQPTAGQADAEKARSTKNQRKTKGAKQTFHCDVCMFTSSRMSSFNRHMKTHTNEKPHLCHLCLKTFRTVTLLRNHVNTHTGTRPYKCNDCNMAFVTSGELVRHTRYKHTHEKPFKCSMCKYASVEASKLKRHVRSHTGERPFQCCQCSYASRDTYKLKRHMRTHSGEKPYECHICHTRFTQSGTMKIHILQKHGENVPKYQCPHCATIIARKSDLRVHMRNLHAYSAAELKCRYCPAVFHERYALIQHQKTHKNEKRFKCKHCSYACKQERHMTAHIRTHTGEKPFTCLSCNKCFRQKQLLNAHFRKYHDANFVPTVYKCSKCGKGFSRWILWVGNSEVAELGGPGSGPLLRLQSGCPPGLHHPKAGLGPEDPLPGQLRHTTAGTGLSSLLQGPLCRAA; from the exons ATGGCAGCCACTGAGATCTCTGTCCTTTCTGAGCAATTCACCAAAATCAAAGAACTCGAGTTGATGCCGGAAAAAGGcctgaaggaggaggaaaaagacgGAGTGTGCAGAGAGAAAGACCATCGGAGCCCTAGTGAGTTGGAGGCCGAGCGTACCTCTGGGGCCTTCCAGGACAGCGTCCTGGAGGAAGAAGTGGAGCTGGTGCTGGCCCCCTCGGAGGAGAGCGAGAAACACATCCTGACCCTGCAGACGGTGCACTTCACTTCTGAAGCTGTGGAGTTGCAGGATATGAGCTTGCTGAGCATACAGCAGCAAGAAGGGGTGCAGGTGGTGGTGCAGCAGCCTGGCCCTGGGTTGCTGTGGCTTGAGGAAGGGCCCCGGCAGAGCCTGCAGCAGTATGCGGCCATTGGTATCCAGCAAGAGCTGTACTCCCTGCAAGAGATAGAGGTGTTACAGTTCCACGCTCTAGAGGAGAATGTGATGGTGGCCAGTGAAGACAGTAAGTTAGCGGTGAGCCTGGCTGAAACTGCTGGACTGATCAAG GTCgaggaagggcaggagaagaaCCAGTTATTGGCTGAAAGAACAAAGGAGCAGCTCTTTTTTGTGGAAACAATGTCAGGAGATGAAAGAAGTGACGAAATTGTTCTCACAGTTTCAAATTCAAATGTGGAAGAACAAGAGGATCAACCTACAGCTGGTCAAGCAGATGCTGAAAAGGCCAGatctacaaaaaatcaaagaaagacaAAGG GAGCAAAACAAACCTTCCACTGTGATGTCTGCATGTTCACCTCTTCTAGAATGTCGAGTTTTAATCGTCATATGAAAACTCACACCAATGAGAAGCCTCACCTGTGTCACCTCTGCCTGAAAACCTTCCGTACGGTCACTCTGCTGCGGAACCATGTTAACACCCACACAG GAACCAGGCCTTACAAGTGTAACGACTGCAACATGGCATTTGTCACCAGTGGAGAACTCGTCCGACACACGCGCTATAAACATACTCATGAGAAACCCtttaaatgttccatgtgcaagTATGCCAGTGTGGAG GCAAGTAAATTGAAGCGCCATGTCCGATCCCACACTGGGGAGCGCCCCTTTCAGTGTTGCCAGTGCAGCTATGCCAGCAGAGACACCTACAAGCTGAAACGCCACATGAGAACGCACTCAG GTGAGAAGCCTTACGAATGCCACATCTGCCACACCCGCTTCACCCAGAGCGGGACCATGAAAATACATATTCTGCAGAAACATGGCGAAAATGTCCCCAAATACCAGTGTCCCCATTGTGCCACCATCATTGCACGGAAAAGCGACCTAC GTGTGCATATGCGCAACTTGCATGCTTACAGCGCTGCAGAGCTGAAATGCCGCTACTGTCCTGCTGTCTTCCATGAACGCTATGCCCTCATTCAGCACCAGAAAACTCATAAAAATGAGAAGAGGTTCAAGTGCAAACACTGCAGTTATGCCTGCAAGCAG GAACGTCATATGACCGCTCACATTCGTacccacactggagagaaaccattcACCTGCCTTTCTTGCAATAAATGTTTCCGACAGAAGCAACTTCTAAACGCTCACTTCAGGAAATACCACGATGCAAATTTCGTCCCGACTGTTTACAAATGCTCCAAGTGTGGCAAAGGCTTTTCCCGCTGG ATTCTCTGGGTTGGGAACTCGGAAGTGGCTGAACTGGGTGGTCCTGGCTCAGGGCCACTCCTGAGGCTGCAGTCAGGATGTCCGCCAGGGCTGCATCATCCGAAGGCTGGACTGGGGCCAGAGGATCCACTTCCAGGACAGCTCCGCCACACAACTGCTGGCACCGGCCTCAGTTCCTTGCTACAGGGACCTCTCTGcagggctgcttga